The following proteins are co-located in the Engraulis encrasicolus isolate BLACKSEA-1 chromosome 2, IST_EnEncr_1.0, whole genome shotgun sequence genome:
- the LOC134465690 gene encoding histone H3.3A — protein sequence MARTKQTARKSTGGKAPRKQLATKAARKSAPSTGGVKKPHRYRPGTVALREIRRYQKSTELLIRKLPFQRLVREIAQDFKTDLRFQSAAIGALQEASEAYLVGLFEDTNLCAIHAKRVTIMPKDIQLARRIRGERA from the exons ATGGCTCGTACCAAGCAGACCGCCCGTAAGTCAACTGGAGGAAAGGCGCCAAGGAAGCAGCTCGCGACCAAGGCCGCCAGGAAGAGCGCGCCTTCAACCGGTGGAGTCAAGAAGCCCCATCGTTACAG GCCCGGTACCGTGGCTCTGCGTGAGATCCGTCGCTACCAGAAGTCCACCGAGCTGCTGATCCGCAAGCTGCCCTTCCAGCGTCTGGTCCGTGAGATCGCCCAGGACTTCAAGACCGACCTGCGTTTCCAGAGCGCGGCCATTGGAGCTCTTCAG GAGGCTAGCGAGGCATACCTGGTGGGTCTGTTCGAGGACACTAACCTGTGTGCCATCCACGCCAAGAGGGTGACCATCATGCCCAAGGACATCCAGCTGGCCCGCAGGATAAGGGGCGAGAGGGCTTAA
- the unk gene encoding RING finger protein unkempt homolog, whose product MSKTPLQSNSSVGSATAVGVSSSSSSSPAGGSTSPANVLHVQPEKPQHYTYLKEFRTEQCPLFVQHKCTQHRPFACFHWHFLNQRRRRPIRRRDGTFNYSPDVYCTKYDEGTGICPDGDECPFLHRTAGDTERRYHLRYYKTGSCIHETDAKGHCSKNGPHCAFAHGSHDLRSPVYDIREMQVLEAQAGSGCVEGGVCEAQSGLAASTALIERILTEEPRWQDNSYVLSHYKTELCKKPPRLCRQGYACPYYHNSKDRRRSPHKHKYRALPCPAVKHSDEWGDPSKCESAESCQYCHTRTEQQFHPEIYKSTKCNDMQQCGSCPRGPFCAFAHVEKPPISESAPLPTPTSPLPHVGVGVGVASSSSSCSGGGGLGMSSGPGEEHGVVGVGVAVAEQGLLGRVLCEEALPLEVPMSPWASEGAYCRAPGFEREDQAKQKAFAMDRHKDIGRQHSKQDLQVFLPVGSPLSFSSSVSSSLAATPPSPSPATLGPSPGMNANAMPFYPPSETVESVVESALDDLDLNDFGVSALEKSLESSSSLPSMGLIMGGNQLQSSAPVNIPGSFTGSTPFISPSPSPPVRAHHSPFLTHLSHSGQSENTFLGPAHSSLGLNGMSSNIWEHFPVCGGSPGTPPALLPPPGGSLYPEAAAVRRKQEMEEANRVLKQWDQSWRQMAQAHHERKQQDQSWRHMPQSWAATEAERERARQEQEEAQRHASVLQEAIDSMRDNTHPHTHTHPHMPMHTHPHPHSHMPLPQRLPLEALCNLQAQALYRKQRVLCVCCGEAASVSMACQHGLQCEGCAASRECPLCSAEQHTHAHTHQQQQQNTHTPP is encoded by the exons ATGTCGAAAACACCACTGCAGTCCAATTCTTCGGTTGGTTCTGCAACAGCCGTCGGAgtttcatcctcctcttcgtcGTCCCCAGCAGGTGGTTCGACGTCTCCCGCGAACGTGCTGCACGTACAGCCCGAGAAGCCACAACATTACAC aTATCTGAAAGAGTTCAGGACCGAGCAGTGTCCCCTGTTTGTGCAGCACAAATGCACTCAGCACCGGCCGTTCGCCTGTTTCCACTGGCACTTCCTCAACCAGAGGCGCCGGCGGCCCATTCGGAGACGAGACGGGACCTTCAACTACAGCCCCGACGTCTACTGCACCAAGTACGATGAGGGGACCGGCATCTGTCCTGATGGGGACGA gTGTCCGTTCCTCCACCGTACTGCGGGGGACACTGAGCGTCGTTACCATCTGCGCTACTACAAGACGGGCTCCTGTATCCATGAGACGGACGCCAAGGGCCACTGCAGCAAGAACGGCCCTCACTGTGCATTCGCTCACGGCTCACATGACCTGCGTAGTCCTGTATACgacatcag ggagatgCAGGTTCTGGAGGCCCAGGCGGGGTCggggtgtgtggaggggggagtgTGTGAAGCACAGTCTGGACTGGCAGCCAGCACTGCACTCATAGAGAGAATACTCACAGAAGAACCCAGATGGcaag ATAACAGCTACGTCTTGTCACACTATAAAACGGAACTCTGCAAGAAGCCGCCGCGCCTTTGTCGCCAAGGATACGCCTGCCCGTACTATCACAACAGCAAGGACCGAAGACgcagcccacacaaacacaaatacag agCTCTGCCGTGTCCTGCGGTGAAGCACAGCGATGAGTGGGGAGACCCCAGCAAGTGTGAAAGTGCGGAGAGCTGCCAATACTGTCACACACGCACCGAACAACAGTTTCacccagag ATTTACAAGTCCACCAAGTGTAACGACATGCAGCAGTGTGGGAGCTGTCCTCGAGGACCATTTTGTGCCTTTGCCCACGTGgaga AGCCCCCCATCAGTGAGAGCGCACCGCTCCcgacccccacctcccctctaccCCACGTGGGGGTGGGAGTAGGGGTGGCgagcagcagtagcagctgcAGCGGCGGTGGGGGGCTGGGGATGTCGTCGGGGCCCGGTGAGGAGCACGGGGTCGTGGGTGTTGGGGTGGCCGTGGCAGAGCAAGGGCTGCTGGGAAGGGTGCTGTGCGAAGAGGCGCTACCCTTGGAGGTCCCCATGTCACCCTGGGCCAGCGAGGGGGCCTACTGCAGGGCACCCGGATTCGAGAGGGAAGACCAG gccaAACAGAAGGCTTTTGCGATGGATCGGCACAAAGACATCGGTCGGCAGCACAGCAAACAG GACCTTCAGGTGTTCCTGCCGGTGGGTAGTCCTCTGAGTTTCTCGTCCAGCGTGTCGTCGAGTCTGGCAGccacacccccctctccctcccccgccACCCTGGGCCCCTCCCCCGGCATGAACGCCAACGCCATGCCCTTCTACCCCCCCAGCGAGACCGTGGAGTCTGTCGTGG AGTCTGCGTTGGATGACCTGGACTTGAATGATTTCGGAGTGTCAGCGCTGGAGAAAAGCTTGGAGAGCAGCTCATCTCTACCGAGCATGGGGCTTATTATgg gtggtaACCAGCTCCAGAGCTCCGCTCCTGTCAACATCCCCGGGTCCTTCACTGGCTCCACCCCCTTCATCTCACCCTCGCCATCTCCACCAGTCAGAGCCCACCACTCCCCCTTCCTCACACACCTGTCCCACTCGGGCCAATCAGAAAACACCTTTCTGGGCCCAGCTCACAGCTCGTTGG GTCTGAATGGTATGAGTAGTAATATCTGGGAGCATTTCCCTGTGTGTGGTGGTTCTCCCGGTACACcgcctgctctcctccctccaccagggggctccctCTACCCAGAGGCAGCAGCAGTGCGCCGCAAACAGGAGATGGAAGAAGCCAACAGAGTACTCAAGCAGTGGGACCAGAGCTGGAGGCAGATGGCACAG GCCCATCATGAACGCAAACAGCAAGACCAGAGCTGGAGACATATGCCAcag tcgtggGCGGCAACAGAGGCGGAGCGTGAGCGGGCTCgtcaggagcaggaggaggcgcAGCGACACGCCAGCGTCCTGCAGGAGGCGATAGATAGCATGagagacaacacacacccacacacacacacacaccctcacatgccgatgcacacacacccacacccacactcacacatgcccCTGCCACAGAGGCTACCCCTTGAGGCCCTATGCAACCTACAGGCGcag gCTCTGTACCGGAAgcagcgtgtgctgtgtgtgtgttgcggggagGCGGCGAGTGTATCGATGGCGTGTCAACACGGCCTGCAGTGTGAAGGCTGCGCAGCATCCAGAGAATGCCCACTGTGCAGCgcggagcaacacacacacgcacacacacaccagcaacagcagcagaacacacacacaccgccgtgA